In Blastopirellula sediminis, the following proteins share a genomic window:
- a CDS encoding dipeptidase codes for MTTDRRTPSCSRRKFLSLAVASAAVAGVRPLFAAQNSAARDPLLLSQNPVIVRARESGLEVLKPTPAELEAGLTLHRQSLVFDAYGFAPRAALDAPRMTAAIEAGASDVEMQDLREDLSMTQATVDPAEHAEFVEAMQCSGVTAIFQNAGEEGQDPLRLMKRLARFTYLTDRMRGVLMRATVPADIETAQRAGQHCLYLTGNGVPLPATWISVEEELGYVRLFYQLGVRMMHVTYNRRNLLGDGCAETANGGLSDFGRAAIAEMNRVGVIVDVAHSGWKTSLEAAQTSQKPMVASHTVCAGLRDHIRAKPDEVIKAICDTGGLIGICWIPTFLGGSGDIAALLDHIDYAVKRFGVDHVAIGTDVAHSSQHAGKANQAIPKQPHYRRRYEALWPDGALGGHWPRSASLGWTNWPLVTVGLVQRGYKEEEIRKILGQNMLRVCRAQTNAELTNE; via the coding sequence ATGACGACCGACCGTCGAACCCCTTCCTGCTCTCGTCGTAAGTTTCTCTCGCTGGCCGTCGCCTCAGCGGCGGTCGCAGGAGTCCGACCTCTTTTCGCAGCGCAAAACTCGGCCGCGCGCGATCCGCTCCTTCTTTCGCAAAACCCGGTGATCGTACGTGCGCGGGAAAGCGGCCTGGAGGTCCTTAAACCGACGCCGGCCGAGTTGGAAGCTGGCTTGACGCTCCACCGGCAATCGCTCGTGTTCGATGCTTATGGTTTCGCTCCGCGCGCGGCGCTCGATGCGCCCCGCATGACCGCCGCCATCGAAGCCGGCGCCTCCGACGTCGAAATGCAAGACTTACGCGAAGATCTGAGCATGACCCAGGCGACGGTCGATCCCGCCGAACATGCTGAGTTCGTCGAAGCGATGCAATGCAGCGGCGTAACCGCGATCTTTCAAAACGCCGGCGAGGAAGGGCAGGACCCACTGCGGCTGATGAAGCGACTCGCCCGCTTTACCTATCTGACCGATCGCATGCGCGGCGTGCTGATGCGAGCGACCGTTCCGGCCGACATCGAAACGGCCCAGCGCGCCGGCCAGCATTGTCTTTATCTGACCGGCAACGGCGTCCCGCTGCCGGCGACCTGGATCAGCGTTGAAGAGGAGCTAGGCTACGTTCGCCTCTTCTACCAGTTGGGCGTACGGATGATGCACGTTACCTACAACCGGCGAAATCTGTTGGGGGACGGTTGTGCGGAAACGGCCAACGGCGGGCTCAGCGATTTCGGTCGCGCCGCGATCGCCGAGATGAATCGGGTCGGCGTGATCGTCGACGTCGCCCACAGCGGCTGGAAAACGAGTCTCGAAGCGGCTCAAACGTCGCAAAAGCCAATGGTCGCCAGCCACACGGTATGCGCCGGCCTGCGAGACCACATCCGCGCCAAACCGGACGAAGTGATCAAGGCGATCTGCGATACCGGCGGCCTGATCGGGATCTGTTGGATTCCGACGTTTCTGGGCGGCAGCGGCGACATTGCGGCGCTGCTCGATCATATCGACTACGCGGTGAAGCGTTTCGGCGTCGACCATGTCGCTATCGGTACCGACGTCGCCCACTCGTCGCAGCACGCCGGCAAAGCGAATCAAGCGATTCCGAAACAGCCGCACTACCGACGACGCTACGAGGCGCTCTGGCCGGATGGCGCCCTGGGAGGACACTGGCCCCGATCGGCAAGTTTGGGCTGGACCAATTGGCCGCTGGTAACGGTCGGCCTGGTTCAACGAGGCTACAAAGAGGAAGAGATCCGCAAGATTCTTGGCCAAAACATGCTGCGCGTCTGTCGCGCCCAAACCAACGCCGAGCTGACGAACGAATAG
- a CDS encoding toxin-antitoxin system YwqK family antitoxin, whose translation MRRTMNATAWALLGCVALCSPAQAGMGDVELIQERYPNASIKIEREVTQDDEGNFVNHGYWKHLDESGTMLAEGQYVQNKRDGVWSRWYRGGESNIFRTAPFNQFKPPFVSTASFKEGELHGVWGIHDANQRIIMEVSFVDGERHGPANFYNVDGTKLQEANYVNGLLDGEVLEYARGAKQPSRSMYIKGRKLAAKVDQEKGGRKKSEGVYLHAPQIAKSQDSWWDAQLAVYEPQGKDERHGKWITYYSNGQIQVEGEYEFDVPVGRFIWWYPNGQKAIQGSYVSGKEDGRWLWWHENGLKKTDGAFKDGVQVGHWMSWNPDGRVASSQDYPGAAADEGITSIDEPPMIVITDEDGEPMVEEMEEQDGVATSEPKQVELEAKELDEPSLLHPQEASLPILNPLPRR comes from the coding sequence ATGCGACGAACGATGAACGCGACTGCGTGGGCCCTGCTGGGTTGCGTCGCGCTATGCTCGCCGGCTCAAGCCGGAATGGGCGACGTCGAACTCATCCAAGAGCGTTACCCCAACGCCTCGATCAAGATCGAACGGGAAGTGACGCAGGATGACGAAGGGAATTTCGTAAATCACGGCTATTGGAAGCATCTGGACGAAAGCGGAACGATGCTCGCCGAGGGCCAATATGTGCAGAACAAGCGGGACGGCGTCTGGTCGCGATGGTATCGCGGCGGCGAGTCGAACATTTTTCGGACGGCGCCGTTCAACCAGTTCAAGCCTCCATTCGTCTCGACTGCGAGCTTCAAGGAAGGGGAACTGCACGGCGTGTGGGGCATCCATGACGCCAATCAGCGAATCATCATGGAAGTGAGCTTCGTCGACGGCGAACGTCACGGACCGGCAAACTTCTACAACGTCGACGGCACGAAGCTGCAGGAAGCGAACTATGTAAACGGTTTGCTCGACGGCGAAGTGCTGGAATACGCTCGGGGCGCTAAGCAGCCGAGCCGTTCGATGTACATCAAAGGCCGAAAACTGGCCGCGAAAGTCGATCAGGAGAAGGGCGGCCGCAAGAAGAGCGAAGGGGTTTACCTTCACGCTCCGCAGATCGCCAAGTCCCAAGACAGCTGGTGGGACGCCCAACTGGCCGTCTATGAACCGCAAGGCAAAGACGAACGTCACGGCAAGTGGATCACCTATTACTCCAACGGTCAGATTCAGGTCGAAGGGGAATATGAATTCGACGTGCCGGTCGGCCGGTTCATCTGGTGGTACCCGAACGGTCAGAAAGCGATCCAAGGCTCGTACGTTTCCGGCAAAGAAGATGGTCGCTGGCTCTGGTGGCACGAAAACGGTCTGAAGAAGACCGACGGCGCCTTCAAAGACGGCGTTCAGGTCGGACATTGGATGAGCTGGAATCCGGACGGCCGCGTCGCGAGCTCGCAAGATTATCCGGGCGCCGCCGCTGACGAAGGAATCACGAGCATCGACGAACCCCCGATGATCGTCATCACCGACGAAGATGGGGAGCCGATGGTCGAAGAGATGGAAGAACAAGACGGCGTCGCTACCAGCGAGCCGAAGCAAGTTGAACTCGAAGCGAAGGAATTGGACGAACCGTCGTTGCTTCATCCGCAAGAAGCGTCGTTGCCGATCCTGAATCCGCTGCCCCGACGCTAG